Proteins from a genomic interval of Antedon mediterranea chromosome 5, ecAntMedi1.1, whole genome shotgun sequence:
- the LOC140050513 gene encoding arfaptin-2-like isoform X1 — translation MTDPNFATMSGQQNGSPSDQELDDTFEQDLRDMLRDGPSLSDTASNIQGGNVTESPFAGIDLNSPIRPQLQSPGASRAPHRATGSSTVGSRLADEASQMSKAPPPQMGQAKSSPNTGNYAGTGGGFAGPGDNGDSTSALAKAKFDSFKTWSISTYKCTRQMLSEKLGKGSRTVDLQLEAQIEVLRDTQRKYANILKLSRALTHHFYQVVQTQRSLGDAFGELGQKSPELQEEFNYNCETQRSLCSNGETLLGALNFFTSNVNTLCNKTMEDTLMTVKLYESARIEYDAYRVDLESLQIAPKDSTTQSKINEARTKYDKQKIKFDKLRQDVSVKLKFLEENKVKVMHKQLLLFHNAISAYFSGNQQALEATLKQFSIKLRPPSEVQPSFLEQ, via the exons ATGACAGATCCAAATTTCGCAACAATGTCAGGTCAACAGAACGGAAGTCCTTCGGATCAAGAACTCGACGATACGTTTGAGCAAGACCTACGTGATATGCTTCGTGATGGCCCATCGCTATCCGACACCGCATCGAACATCCAAGGAGGAAATGTCACCGAGAGTCCTTTTGCAGGTATAGACTTAAATAGCCCAATACGTCCACAACTACAGAGCCCTGGCGCTAGTCGGGCACCCCACAGGGCAACGGGTAGCAGTACGGTTGGCTCACGACTTGCTGATGAAGCTTCGCAAATGTCAAAAG CACCACCACCTCAAATGGGACAAGCAAAAAGCTCCCCAAATACAGGCAACTACGCTGGAACTGGTGGAGGCTTCGCGGGCCCAGGCGATAACGGCGACTCAACGTCAGCTCTAGCCAAGGCTAAGTTTGACTCGTTCAAGACATGGAGCATCTCCACCTACAAATGCACTCGTCAGATGCTATCAGAAAAGTTGGGAAAAGGATCCCGAACCGTTGACCTACAGTTAGAAGCTCAGATCGAAGTCCTCCGTGACACCCAGCGTAAATATGCAAATATTCTCAAGCTATCACGTGCGTTGACCCATCACTTTTATCAGGTCGTCCAAACCCAACGTTCACTCGGCGATGCTTTTGGCGAGTTAGGTCAAAAGTCTCCCGAATTGCAAGAggaatttaattataattgcGAGACACAGCGGTCTTTATGTTCAAACGGAGAGACGCTGCTAGGAGCTTTGAATTTCTTTACTTCTAATGTTAACACACTGTGCAATAAAACAATGGAGGATACGCTGATGACAGTTAAGCTATATGAATCTGCTAG AATTGAATATGATGCATATAGGGTAGACTTGGAGAGTTTACAAATAGCCCCAAAAGATTCTACAACGCAAAGTAAGATCAACGAAGCCAGGACCAAGTACGACAAGCAGAAAATTAAGTTTGATAAGCTCAGACAGGATGTTTCGGTGAAACTTAAATTCCTTGAAGAGAATAAG GTGAAAGTGATGCATAAACAACTACTGTTATTTCACAACGCTATCTCGGCTTACTTCTCTGGAAATCAACAAGCGTTGGAGGCGACCTTAAAACAGTTCAGTATCAAATTACGCCCACCTAGCGAAGTTCAACCATCGTTCTTGGAGCAGTAA
- the LOC140050513 gene encoding arfaptin-2-like isoform X2, which translates to MTDPNFATMSGQQNGSPSDQELDDTFEQDLRDMLRDGPSLSDTASNIQGGNVTESPFAAPPPQMGQAKSSPNTGNYAGTGGGFAGPGDNGDSTSALAKAKFDSFKTWSISTYKCTRQMLSEKLGKGSRTVDLQLEAQIEVLRDTQRKYANILKLSRALTHHFYQVVQTQRSLGDAFGELGQKSPELQEEFNYNCETQRSLCSNGETLLGALNFFTSNVNTLCNKTMEDTLMTVKLYESARIEYDAYRVDLESLQIAPKDSTTQSKINEARTKYDKQKIKFDKLRQDVSVKLKFLEENKVKVMHKQLLLFHNAISAYFSGNQQALEATLKQFSIKLRPPSEVQPSFLEQ; encoded by the exons ATGACAGATCCAAATTTCGCAACAATGTCAGGTCAACAGAACGGAAGTCCTTCGGATCAAGAACTCGACGATACGTTTGAGCAAGACCTACGTGATATGCTTCGTGATGGCCCATCGCTATCCGACACCGCATCGAACATCCAAGGAGGAAATGTCACCGAGAGTCCTTTTGCAG CACCACCACCTCAAATGGGACAAGCAAAAAGCTCCCCAAATACAGGCAACTACGCTGGAACTGGTGGAGGCTTCGCGGGCCCAGGCGATAACGGCGACTCAACGTCAGCTCTAGCCAAGGCTAAGTTTGACTCGTTCAAGACATGGAGCATCTCCACCTACAAATGCACTCGTCAGATGCTATCAGAAAAGTTGGGAAAAGGATCCCGAACCGTTGACCTACAGTTAGAAGCTCAGATCGAAGTCCTCCGTGACACCCAGCGTAAATATGCAAATATTCTCAAGCTATCACGTGCGTTGACCCATCACTTTTATCAGGTCGTCCAAACCCAACGTTCACTCGGCGATGCTTTTGGCGAGTTAGGTCAAAAGTCTCCCGAATTGCAAGAggaatttaattataattgcGAGACACAGCGGTCTTTATGTTCAAACGGAGAGACGCTGCTAGGAGCTTTGAATTTCTTTACTTCTAATGTTAACACACTGTGCAATAAAACAATGGAGGATACGCTGATGACAGTTAAGCTATATGAATCTGCTAG AATTGAATATGATGCATATAGGGTAGACTTGGAGAGTTTACAAATAGCCCCAAAAGATTCTACAACGCAAAGTAAGATCAACGAAGCCAGGACCAAGTACGACAAGCAGAAAATTAAGTTTGATAAGCTCAGACAGGATGTTTCGGTGAAACTTAAATTCCTTGAAGAGAATAAG GTGAAAGTGATGCATAAACAACTACTGTTATTTCACAACGCTATCTCGGCTTACTTCTCTGGAAATCAACAAGCGTTGGAGGCGACCTTAAAACAGTTCAGTATCAAATTACGCCCACCTAGCGAAGTTCAACCATCGTTCTTGGAGCAGTAA